The genomic window TCACCCTCCTCCAAGTCGGGGCGAGCGACGCTCTCGACGAACAGGCCGTCACCGGTTGCCAGCAGCGAGTCGTCGATCAGGTACGACGTCATCCCGGAAGTGTGACCAGGCGTGTAGACCGTCTCGACCGTCGCGTTGCCGACCTCAAACTCGTCGCCGTCTGCGGCCAGGGTTAGTTTGTCGGAGTAGGTGACGCCACGGTCGACCGACGCTTCGGGGATGACGCCTTCTACCCCTTCTTCGTCGAGTTCGCGGACGCCCGAGATGTGGTCGGCGTGAATGTGCGTGTCGATCGCGTACTTCAGGTCGGCGTCGAGTTCGTCGACGTCCTCGAGGTATCGATCAGTGAACGCGCGCAGCGGATCGATCACGGCCGCCTTGCCGCCGTCGACGACGAGGTAGCCGAGACAGCCGCTCGAGGGACGCTGGTACTGATAGAGCGTCCCGGCACCGGCGTAGCGCTCGACCTCGACGCGCTCGTAAATACGCGCCCAGCCGTTCATCCCCTCCTCTAAGTGGTCGATATCGTAGCCGCGCTCTTTCAGCGTCGCGGCGACGTACTCGCTCGAGCCACCCTTCGCACAGAGGGCCGTTATATCGCGGTCATCGGGAATCTGTGCAAGAACGTCGTCGTCGATCTCGTCCTCGAGGAACTCGAAGTATGGGATATTGATCGTCTCAACGTTCTTACCGTCGATATGCCACTCTTCGAAGTCCGACTCCATACGGGTGTCGAGGAGCGTGACGTCCTCGCCTGCGTCGATGCTGGCCTTTAACTCGGTGGGAGTAACCGATTCGACTTCGACGTCCGGCATTGGGAGATCCATGTCGTCCATGTTGTACAGTACTCAGTATCGGCTGCTGGCACTTAAGGGTTTGTATAGTATTCCCCATAAACCACAATACAACTCTCTTGGTATAGAACAGGATATTATCTAGTATGCGCGCATATACGCGTTACTAGCAGAATAAGGGTGCTAATCGAGTAAACCGGAATGTTGTATATTGCGCAATAACCGATGCTCTTTTATGGGTAGGTCCGATATTGTATGATAGCTCCAATACGGGGCACAAGAAAACCATGAGTTCGGATTACCAGACCACCGAAACGCTGGACGTGAAAGGACAGTCATGCCCGATGCCCATCGTGAAGACCAAGCAGGCGATTGACGAGCTCGAGGACGGTGACGTGCTCGAAGTCGTTGCGACGGACTCGGGTAGCATGAGCGATATCCGCGGGTGGGCCGAGGGTACCGATGGTGTCGAACTCCTCGACCAAGTTGAGGAGGACGATCTGTACACCCACTACGTGAAGAAGACCGAATAATGAGTACGGACAACCAATCAGCCTCCGTCGACGACGTCGATGTCGAAATCGATGCCGCCGAGTTACAGGCACTACACGAGCGCGTCGAAGAACTCGAGGAGTCCGTCGCTAATCTTGACGAGGGCGACGATCAGAAGAAGATGACCATCGTCGCCACGCAGGGCAGCTTCGACATGGCGTACCCGCCGCTGATCCTCGCGAGCACGGCGGCCGCCTTCGGCTGGGACGTCGTCGTCTTCCACACGTTCTGGGGGCTCGACATCCTTCACGAGGAGAAGTCCAAGGACCTCAAGCTGAGCGCCGTCGGCAACCCGAACATGCCGGTGCCGAATGCCGTCGCTGCGCTGCCGGGCATGGATACGATGGCCACGAAGATGATGCAGAAGAAGATCGACGAGAATGGGACCGCCACCATCGAGGAGTTGATCGATCTCTCGCTCGAAAGTGGCGTCGACCTGCAGGCGTGCCAGATGACGATCGAGCTGATGGATTACGACGAGGACGACTTCTACGACGGCGTTACGACCGGCGTCGGCGCAGCTACCGCGCTGCAACACATGGCCGAGTCCGACATCCAGCTCCTCGTCTGATCGATGAACGACACTCGGTCCGCGTTTACGAAGCCAAGCCTGCGCGTCCTTGAAGAGATTGCAGACGCGGAAGACGTCTCTCCAGCTGCCCTCGAACCGCCGCTTAACGAGGTCATAGATCCCACTGCGCTGGATCGGTTGTTTGAACCGACTGCTACTGACGACTCGGCTCGAGGTGGACGTGTTTCGTTCAAGTATCGGGGATATGGTGTAACGGTCACCTCGAATGGTACCGTTGAATTGGAGTAAGGAGGTTTCAGACCTCAATCCAAGAGTTCTCATCTATTATCGGCAACTAATCGAAATGAACGCAAAGATAGAACCCCTCTCCTACAGA from Halopiger xanaduensis SH-6 includes these protein-coding regions:
- a CDS encoding MBL fold metallo-hydrolase, giving the protein MDDMDLPMPDVEVESVTPTELKASIDAGEDVTLLDTRMESDFEEWHIDGKNVETINIPYFEFLEDEIDDDVLAQIPDDRDITALCAKGGSSEYVAATLKERGYDIDHLEEGMNGWARIYERVEVERYAGAGTLYQYQRPSSGCLGYLVVDGGKAAVIDPLRAFTDRYLEDVDELDADLKYAIDTHIHADHISGVRELDEEGVEGVIPEASVDRGVTYSDKLTLAADGDEFEVGNATVETVYTPGHTSGMTSYLIDDSLLATGDGLFVESVARPDLEEGDEGAEDAAKQLYESLQERVLTLPDDTLIGGAHFSDSAEPADDGTYTAPISQLTEEMDALTMDEDEFVELILSDMPPRPANYEDIIPTNLGQQEADDEEAFELELGPNNCAASQESLAGD
- a CDS encoding sulfurtransferase TusA family protein, giving the protein MSSDYQTTETLDVKGQSCPMPIVKTKQAIDELEDGDVLEVVATDSGSMSDIRGWAEGTDGVELLDQVEEDDLYTHYVKKTE
- a CDS encoding DsrE/DsrF/DrsH-like family protein, with product MSTDNQSASVDDVDVEIDAAELQALHERVEELEESVANLDEGDDQKKMTIVATQGSFDMAYPPLILASTAAAFGWDVVVFHTFWGLDILHEEKSKDLKLSAVGNPNMPVPNAVAALPGMDTMATKMMQKKIDENGTATIEELIDLSLESGVDLQACQMTIELMDYDEDDFYDGVTTGVGAATALQHMAESDIQLLV
- a CDS encoding HalOD1 output domain-containing protein; the protein is MNDTRSAFTKPSLRVLEEIADAEDVSPAALEPPLNEVIDPTALDRLFEPTATDDSARGGRVSFKYRGYGVTVTSNGTVELE